In one Pseudomonas fitomaticsae genomic region, the following are encoded:
- a CDS encoding integrative conjugative element protein, RAQPRD family, whose amino-acid sequence MSISPMRLLTLAVIAFHSNSFAAGGQEQQLTLILRQLDTLDTLVRRAPRFEAPELNTRYRFDYPRLTQDIQRIREGVKGYLSPSRAQPRDPSELFGDYRLDTTPQSPRHEHD is encoded by the coding sequence ATGTCCATTTCTCCTATGCGTTTGCTCACGCTTGCTGTTATCGCATTTCACAGCAACAGCTTTGCGGCGGGCGGGCAAGAGCAGCAGCTCACTTTAATCCTCCGACAGCTCGATACCCTCGACACGTTAGTACGCAGGGCGCCACGTTTCGAAGCACCAGAATTAAATACACGTTATCGCTTTGACTACCCTCGCCTGACTCAGGATATCCAGCGCATTCGCGAAGGTGTGAAGGGCTATTTATCCCCTTCCCGTGCCCAACCTCGCGACCCCAGTGAACTGTTCGGCGATTACCGCCTCGATACCACGCCACAGAGTCCTCGCCATGAGCATGACTGA
- a CDS encoding TIGR03745 family integrating conjugative element membrane protein — protein MLKCLYPLKNNLRDRASQRLIGLLLVLGPSLAFAELPTMEAPSRGEGSGLIETIKNYAYDGGILLGLLIALLAFLGVAWHSLTVYADVQNQRKTWKDLGAVVGIGALLVVIIIWFLTKAAAIL, from the coding sequence ATGCTCAAGTGCCTTTACCCCCTGAAAAACAATCTGCGTGACCGTGCCAGCCAGCGCTTGATCGGTCTGCTGCTGGTGCTTGGTCCGAGCCTAGCTTTCGCCGAGCTCCCCACTATGGAAGCCCCCTCTCGCGGCGAAGGGTCCGGATTGATCGAGACGATCAAAAACTATGCCTACGACGGAGGCATCCTGCTCGGTCTGCTGATCGCCTTACTCGCTTTCCTGGGGGTGGCCTGGCACTCATTGACCGTGTATGCCGACGTGCAAAACCAGCGCAAGACCTGGAAGGACTTGGGTGCAGTGGTCGGCATCGGTGCCTTGCTGGTGGTAATCATCATCTGGTTCCTGACCAAGGCCGCCGCGATTCTGTGA
- a CDS encoding PFL_4703 family integrating conjugative element protein gives MSRFRNKVDAQQAHIFSLRLAVMILALVCAGLWYGWRSAPTDLTVHVPPDLRSGSTRKWWDIPSENVYAFAMYIFGQLNRWPSDGEQDYRRAIYGLQSYLTPSCKAFLDGDYEYRKAAGELRQRVRGVYEILGRGYSEDPELRVKQLDRDSWLVTLDLNADEYYAAEPVKRVVVRYPLRVVRFDLDPERNKWGLALDCYQGTPQKIALPGGEP, from the coding sequence ATGAGCCGCTTCAGGAACAAGGTCGATGCCCAACAGGCTCATATCTTCAGCCTGCGTCTGGCGGTAATGATCCTTGCCCTGGTCTGTGCCGGGCTCTGGTACGGCTGGCGCTCGGCACCGACCGATCTGACCGTGCATGTACCACCGGATCTGCGCTCAGGCAGCACGCGCAAGTGGTGGGATATCCCCTCAGAGAATGTCTATGCCTTTGCCATGTACATCTTTGGCCAACTCAACCGCTGGCCCTCGGATGGCGAGCAGGATTATCGCCGCGCCATCTATGGTTTGCAGTCCTACCTGACACCCTCCTGCAAGGCCTTCCTCGATGGCGACTACGAATACCGCAAGGCCGCCGGCGAACTCCGCCAGCGGGTGCGTGGCGTCTACGAAATTCTGGGCCGAGGCTACAGCGAAGATCCGGAACTCAGGGTCAAGCAGCTCGATCGCGACAGCTGGCTGGTCACGCTCGACCTCAACGCCGATGAGTATTACGCCGCCGAACCGGTGAAACGGGTGGTGGTGCGTTATCCATTACGCGTGGTGCGTTTTGATCTGGACCCCGAACGCAATAAATGGGGGCTGGCACTGGACTGTTATCAGGGCACGCCGCAAAAAATCGCTCTTCCTGGAGGTGAGCCATGA
- a CDS encoding TIGR03750 family conjugal transfer protein yields MNDTIERLADGTLVFLPERLNRDPAVLRGLTNDEMWVALGAGAFTGLVLGVPLAIATSSIAVAPTSMIAGMAMVLFASGSLLRRAKRARPETWLYRKLEWVLASRWRLGRGSLILHSGTWTVRRSRRLRPALSRWQP; encoded by the coding sequence ATGAACGACACTATCGAACGCCTTGCCGACGGCACCTTGGTCTTTCTCCCTGAGCGACTCAATCGTGATCCCGCCGTATTGCGAGGGTTGACCAATGATGAGATGTGGGTCGCGCTCGGTGCTGGCGCATTTACCGGCCTAGTGCTGGGTGTTCCTCTGGCGATAGCCACCTCCTCCATTGCCGTGGCTCCAACCAGCATGATCGCAGGCATGGCGATGGTGCTATTTGCCAGTGGCTCACTACTGCGTCGGGCCAAACGGGCTCGCCCCGAGACCTGGTTGTACCGCAAACTCGAATGGGTACTCGCCAGCCGTTGGCGCCTGGGGCGCGGAAGTTTGATTCTCCACTCCGGTACCTGGACGGTTCGCCGTTCGCGGCGACTGCGCCCTGCCCTGTCCCGGTGGCAGCCATGA
- a CDS encoding TIGR03749 family integrating conjugative element protein: MTRISTLGLTIALMLWGVAAQAVELMRWERLPLAVPLVINQERVVFIDEDVRAGLPSTLTGKLRVQSTGGTLYLRASEAIAPTRLQLQSVATGEIILLDIAATPGEQPLEPVRIIKNAQGQPTEAESGTVPVPERTPIPVALTRYAAQSLYSPLRTVESLPGVRRVPLMLRTELPTLLPTENVSSTPIAAWRLGDYWVTAVKLRNRGSETVQLDPRRLQAKLFAATFQHAFLGPVGSAEDTTIAYLLTRGAGLEQAMLLPPIARGADDEG, encoded by the coding sequence ATGACGCGGATTTCTACCCTGGGGCTCACCATCGCACTGATGCTATGGGGAGTTGCAGCGCAGGCCGTCGAGTTGATGCGCTGGGAACGCCTCCCTCTCGCGGTCCCGCTGGTGATCAATCAGGAACGAGTGGTCTTTATCGATGAGGATGTTCGAGCCGGGCTGCCCTCAACTCTGACAGGCAAACTGCGCGTGCAATCAACCGGTGGCACGCTGTACCTACGCGCGTCAGAAGCCATTGCACCTACCCGGTTACAACTGCAATCGGTCGCGACGGGCGAGATCATCCTCTTGGACATTGCAGCCACGCCTGGCGAGCAACCGCTGGAACCCGTGCGTATTATCAAGAATGCTCAGGGACAGCCTACCGAGGCTGAATCTGGCACCGTCCCTGTTCCAGAACGTACGCCAATCCCAGTCGCTTTGACGCGCTACGCCGCGCAAAGCCTGTATTCGCCGCTACGCACCGTGGAGTCCCTGCCCGGTGTGCGTCGCGTCCCGCTCATGCTGCGTACCGAACTGCCAACCCTGCTGCCAACCGAAAACGTGTCCAGCACACCCATCGCCGCCTGGCGACTCGGTGATTACTGGGTGACGGCCGTGAAGCTGCGCAATCGTGGTTCAGAGACGGTGCAACTCGACCCACGCCGACTTCAGGCCAAGCTGTTCGCCGCGACCTTCCAGCACGCTTTCCTCGGGCCTGTCGGCAGCGCTGAAGACACTACGATCGCCTACCTCCTCACTCGCGGTGCCGGCCTCGAACAAGCCATGCTGCTCCCGCCCATTGCGCGAGGTGCTGACGATGAAGGCTAA
- a CDS encoding TIGR03758 family integrating conjugative element protein produces MSMTDAQTAAFQNASGFSAQSSSTLWLSLVLVLTLLWCAWVIWMGYRGWAAGSVRFGALGGSATRVLLALLVLMFFTLS; encoded by the coding sequence ATGAGCATGACTGACGCCCAGACCGCTGCCTTCCAAAACGCCTCCGGCTTTTCGGCGCAGAGCAGTTCGACGCTCTGGCTGTCCCTGGTTCTCGTCCTGACTTTGCTTTGGTGTGCCTGGGTGATTTGGATGGGTTACCGGGGTTGGGCAGCCGGCAGTGTGCGCTTTGGAGCCTTAGGCGGCAGCGCCACGCGTGTGCTGCTCGCTCTGCTCGTTCTGATGTTCTTCACCCTGTCCTAA